In Mycteria americana isolate JAX WOST 10 ecotype Jacksonville Zoo and Gardens chromosome 4, USCA_MyAme_1.0, whole genome shotgun sequence, the genomic stretch TGTCCACTGCTGTGCAGTCCTCTGTGCACAGCAGAGGACTTGGGAAATACTCTTGCCCACTGTGGAACTCTGCGTAATGATGACAGCAAATCTCTCAGGTACTCTGAGTAACACCAGAGCTCTGACAAAGCGGTTTTTTGTAGATGTGCTTGGTGAACTGTCAAACAATTCCTGTTTTGTAACTGCAGTCTCTTCAGGATTTGAGGAGCGTGTTAGGAACTGACGCTAGTTTTTGTCTTCACCAGCAAAAAACAAGTACACTTTTTTTGGAGAGATTAATCCAAAATACCTATCTTTATGTGAAATTCTACTAGAAAGAAGACACAAGAAGACACTAGTTTTTTTACTTAATGTTGAAGATTTGACTTAAATTAGCTACATCTTAAGTCAAATTCACCTGCAATATCAAGGTAAGGTTCTAGACTCTCTATAATGGCAGAAAGATAATCTTGCCTACTTCAGGCCTTTGCGATATACTCTGCAGCTAATAAAGTGACGTTTGCATTTTCTGATGAAGACTGTTACTTTTTGTTACATCTTCTGTTAGGAATCAAGGTATGAGGTCCCTATAGATTTCCTGAACATAATAAATGCAGGAAATGCATCTATGATAAATATTCCCATAAATCAATATAAATAAGCATAGTAACATagctaaaaagcatttaaaatattttggtttgaacCTACATGAATATATGCAAATGAAAGGATATTTGGTCATGGTTATAACTGCTTAGCTGACAGAAATAAACTTTGCTGAAAGCAGTAACTATACTGTGCTCATTATTTCAGAAAGTTACCCATCTGGcaaatataatttaactgaagaaTTAAAAGGTTCTATATTTAATTCAGGGCTTCCTCTCAGATGAGAATAAGCATCATCATAAGTTGATAAAAATCATACTAATCAGCTTTATTTGTACCTGAAGCTTCAAAACtacaggaatgaaaaaagaacaccacatgaaatatatttatacatcCATAACATACATACATCCTCTCATTCTCATCCTCTTTTGTGCTAGTAAACCCATTACCTTATTTCATATGAttataatttatgtttttaataatcttGGTACTATTATCTATCCTAGTGGTAAGTTAATGACCAAAAATACAGGCAATTATTTGGTAAAGCCTCAAGAAGCACAGTACTTATGAATAATGACAGCAAAAACTGTAGTCCTACTGCTGATGAAGCAGATCAAGCAGAATCTGAAGACAGTGAAATCATATTTAGCCTGAAAGGAAGAAGTCAGTAGTACTAATGGTGTTTGCCCACTGTAAGCTTCAAGGATTTCTGTTATTTAGGACAGATTACCAGAGGTATGCAGGCATTACGTAAGGATCTAAGTATCTCCTAGGAATTTTTGAAAGCATCTAAGCAAGTTCTATGCCAacatttattctgattttctttcgACTTTCTGggatacaagaaaaaagaatatagtCCTGAAACAAAATGTAGAGATGCTTCTTTGGAACTAACAACTCCTTTCTATTATCAGATGGCAAAACTTCCTCAGGGGTGCAGGGAACAAGGTCCTGATTTTTCAAGagcatttttgtggttttttatttcctgtttgaggATGATCTTCATAGCAAGAATTTATATTATTAAATGTACTTCAAATGCTACTGAACTACCTAGTAAAATTACCTAATAGCTAGCAACAAGATCCAACATTAATTGCTAATAATACATTATCATACCCATCACATGCTGAGAAATAATTCTCATCTTGTACTGAGCTTTGAAGATTACTGATTCTGCCTCACACCTGAAGAACAGCTGTGTGccacaaagattatttttctaaCTGCAGTAGCTGGGCTAATAAAGGATGTTATTCTACCCACAAACCTGTCTTACTCCACATATCTGGCTTCTGATTAGGAAGGAGAAAACAGATCCTGGTTTTCTACTAAAAGCTCTCAACAAGCCGTGAACTGAACATACTTTTACCAGACTCCCACAATactattatttaatttttcttcttgtctttctggagatgtttccactttttttctgcacagagtCTCGCCTGTTGTAAGGCTATACAGTGCCTCAGTTAGCACATCGAACTTCAAAAACCTACTAAGTAATTTTCAGGAAAGGATTGCAAGCTAGACCGTACCTGCATCATCATGTGTCTCCTGACAGTGTCAAAAGGATAAGACAGCATTCCTGAGCAAGTAGTCACAACTTgaacaatgaaaaaggaaagaatgaatggagtttgtttgttttggatttggcAATAAtccctgcaaaataaaacaaaaatggaagCTTATACAAATTCTGTGAAATGTATGTCAAATCCAGCAGATAGCAAGTATAATTTTGATGACTTGACTCTTCAGTAATATACTCGATTGAGCACAAATAACTGTAAAGACAAAAGCTGTAACTAACACCCTCATTAGTTCATAATAAACGtgtgcatttttgtttgtaaaagctACCTTAATGGTGTCATAACATCCAAAATAGGACGCTTGGTAGACAACGATTCCCTGCACTGAAACCCCAGAACCCTGGTACAGGCCAGGAAGTCCGTGTGTATTTGCAATTTTAATAACACAGTCATTAAATCCCTGGAACTGTCACTCAGCAGCACCTAATATAAAAGAAAAGTATGCACATTCTTATGCTTTAAAGAAGTCCTTCTCTTTAGTACAAACTACTCTGCATGACTGAAACATTTAACATTAtcaaaattacatgaaaaacatAGTAGATCATTGTTTCCTCCACTTATGAACGAAGCATAAAGAAGAAATCGAGACACATGGATGGATGAAGACAGTTTATTCAAACTGATAGTGTACCCAGTTGCTGAAACACTTTCAGGTCAAATAACTACCATTCCAATTTTGTCCTCATTCAGCAGAATGCTTATGTATGAATTCTCTTACCCTCTCtctgaaaagaattttttctATGTAATACCATGCTTTCACTTCCTCCCCACACATTCATACTCAAAATTTATTAGAAGTTTACTCGTTTCACCTTTTCCCTATAGTGGAACACTAGCCACAAGCTGTgacaaagttaaaaaaatccactttttatATCTGTAGATTCTTCATCTGTTTCCACATTCCAAAGGTAACTACACCCAAGCTCTTAGGATTCTCTACAGATGAAAACACAGCAAGCAATAAACCGATCTTTGAAGGAAGAATTTCAAATTGCACACCTTCTTATACTGAAGGTATCATGAAAAAATTAATTCGGCCCAAGTACAGGGCACAAAGCAGTAGGTAAAGTCAAGCAGCCAAttcctgggacagccctgcacAGCACAGACAGTAACTAGAGTTAACTTGTCCCACTGCAGGCAAATCAGGAAAGCCAACAACAACACAGGAAAcagagatttctttctctctgctgcaaagCCTTCCAGACACTGTTTTTGGGAACTTAATTTTATCTATTTGAATGAATGAAACATACATCAAGAGATACATACTACCCAAAATCTTTGTCGAAAATCTCCAGTTGATATTCTTGATATAGAACAAGGATGGTCATTAGCTCTTTAAATGACACCTTATAAAACCATAGGGTAGCAAAAATCAAATTCCTCTAGTTTCTGGCATCCAAAGTTGGCAAAATTCAGTTAAACTTTTCCATACAGAATCTAAAAATAACGCAAAACTTTGAGAGCTATGCTATAGCACTATTTCCAAAGAATCCTCTTTCACTCACCTTCATCTTCTCCTTTTCAATAAACACCTTACATTTCTTAATACTTCCAAGTTTGTAATTGTGCAATGGTAAATTTTTAAGTAATAGAAAGAATTCTAATACTGCTGAATATTGGTCTGCCTCTAAAATGAAGTAAATACAAACAACCTGAGGCACATCAGATAAAACCAGAACTGCCATTTAAGAGATTTCACTACCTTTCCCAATATCAGCAGCTAAACAAGTTTGTGCCAAGTCTAACGGGTACACTACACACATGGatgttgctcctgctgctctgccagaaGCCGGGTTTGCCAAAAACCATTTCCAGAACTGAAACATAAGAAGTGCTGTATGCAGTTATGAAAATACAGTTCTACAGTACTATAATACTAACCTTTGTCGTAGATACTAAATGCAACTTTAAAGCATGAAGAGTAAGATCTAAAacattgcattatttaaaaaataataaagaaacatGGCAGTCTCAGAGTAAGACCTATACTGAGGTATTTCAAAATTTCCACTTGTAAAGATTCCCTGGCTATtcttacatttattaaaaaatatttataagctattttctttttcagcttttgaatTATATGGTGTTCTTGTGACCCAGATAGCAGATAACATTTTTCTCATCTATAATCATCCAGTCCTCCATAACAATCAGCCTGTGGATCTCCCTGATACAACAGTTGTGCATCAACTCTCCACGATGGGGGAACGGGGAAACAAAAATCAATGTACTTACTTTCACTGTGTGCCATACTGTTTACCAAATAAGAACAAGCTAATCACAGtagaagaaacattttgcataacatttttaGGTGGTGATATCTGACATAGCTCTGTTGACTTAAATGGCATCACAGGTGCATCTTGTGTAGTAAATGCAGACCATGTAGATGTACCCAAAATCCCTTTTTATGCTGGTTCAGTAACAGCAACACTGTAGCTGTAGTAGTATGGAGTCCAGCAAAGCTTAACTGCCCTAATCTTTTATTAGTTGTACAGAAAGCTTTGCAACCTGCCCTAGCTCATGTTGCTGCATAAACTGTTGGTAGTTGTAGTAGCAAGCAGGAGAGGGGGCAGCTGCAATCTGAAGATGCTTGACTGTGCCAGTATTACCTTCAATACCAAGCATCTGGCACATAGATACAGCCGGTCGTCTTTAACAGAAGTTCCTTCGCACTTTACAATCTAAAGGttgtagtaattatttttttaaagataatccaGCTAAGCAAAAACTAATGCATGTAACCATATTGTCTTCCCCATTTCCTATCCTGCACAAAACATGTGAGAAAGCATCCAAAGACCCTGAGCTTCAACAATGGATACGCAACTTTGCAAAATACTATACTTCTAAAGAAATTAATCTTGAGTGCTATTCATGGAATGTTTCTAAAATTTGAGTCACAAGCTCATACACATGTAAGCCATCTGGAAACACTCCTAGGAGACGGAAAGGAGATTTGAAGAACTATAAACACTGTGTTATTTACATCATGCATGTTTTAGTTTCTccactgtaagaaaagaaagaaaacagcaacctTAAACTCTCTACATACAAAATTGCTCTAATTGAAAAAGGACTGCTTAAGAATTTGCATGCGTACAAAGAGATTAATCAAACTTTAATGACTGACAGCATTCTTCCTGGTCAGCACCACCAGAAAAGCCTGTGGCAAGAAAAGTTTCTGGCAGTGCAGTAAAAAACTGTCAACAAGAGAAAGCACAGAACATtggatttttgtttaaattatcaaAACCTAACCAAAGAAATCCTAAAACAGATAACCTAAGACAGACacaaataaagcagattttccaGCTATTTTCACATTAAACAAATCAGATACGAAGAACTTATTTTCCGTTCTGCTGATATTAATGAATTTTATCTAATTTGTGAAATGCCAATATCAACATTTCACATTCCAACACCAAGATTTCTTGTAATTAATTTCATGGCTGTAGACCTCTGTGTCTTTCAAGAATCCATCCAAGCTAGGGGACTTTTCCCAAGTACACAGAACTGCAAGGTAAGGCAGCATAGCCCAAAAGTTTAATCGCCCTTCTGAGCTATAACCTGAAACTGCTCCTTTTCTGGTGCACTGTACAAAACTAacttcttaaaatgctttaactATTGATAAGTATGTTTCTAGCTTTACATGTGTCAAGAAGTCAGTTTTCAGCGTGACGCATTACTTATCTACAGCAGTAACTGTAGATTACACTTTACTATCTGTAAGTGTAGATTACACTTTACTATCTGTAAGCTTTTTCTGACACTTACATCCTAATGATTAtcaagaaaataatgtgaaaaaaatcaaaatgagagACTCCTGCTTGAGGGACACAACCCGAGAACTTCACACATTAGAATAAAAAAGGCTGTAATTTCACATGAGTGAAATTACGAACATAAAGGTTTTTGAGACTAGAGTACATGTTAATGCAATCTTAACTGTGAGAATGTAATTGGGGTTTTTGACGAAGCCCAGAAACATAGGTGCCCGAGTCCAAGATTTTTAATATTCATCTTAATACTTGCATCAATTAACTCCAAAATAATTACATGTCCTGAACAAAACTTTGAAGATTCTGACTGCAGTTATAAGCCGTTATTTACATGCACCTCACAGTCATTAATCATTAAAGATCAAAAACCAGGTTTCATCACCTTCAACAAGCCACACAGTAAGCCATGCTCACTCTTCCTCTTGTTATAAAATAAGCTCATTACAAAGTCTTATCACTATATCACCACTAATTACCAACCATGCTGAGAGAAAGAATTGCACAGCTCTTGACCAGATCTAGTTTGTTTATTAAACAGAACTAATAtgcaagaaattatttacttgtttttctttatccACTTTGGACACGAAAATCTGTTTGTATTTGtccttaaaagcaaattttagaGCCTGCATTGGGAAATACCGTATAACATTGGCCAAATTGCCAcaccaaaagctgaaaaatcctatggaaaaagaaacatatcTTTAATATTTCCAAAGTTTATACTACACCAAGTATATTATACAATATTCCTTCTATTGTTTCTACTTTGGTATGAGCTGTAACAAAGgccaaaatgttccttttcaggtcctttatttttcaggcatttgGTATTGGAAATCTGGATTTATTCTAACACCAACAGACATATGCATTTGGTGTTAGCATAAGAAAATCTAAACCTGCAAGTGAAAACATCAATAATGCTGAGAAATAGGTAAGATTTTCAACTTCCTTCCTTCATACATTTCTAAGACTACGGATACCTATGGAAACTGCAGTCCGGAAACTGCAGAATAGAAGAACATTTCACAGAACTGTGTAGGAATTGTTTTCCTGAAGTAGCCTGCTTATGCATTTTCGCTTCCATAGGGGGTGCTCACACTCCATACTAAAGCAATGACAAACGACTTACACAGGTATCAGAAACTTGGTAGCGCTTGTGTAATTATATTCTTCTTCTAAATTATATAAAGGATCCCTTTGGACACTAAGATAAATGCATAAGAAGCTAAATGGGGCTTAGGAGGTAGTGCAGGAGCAAATCTTATGTggattatgagaaaaaaaaatgtatgtgagGATGTTCACGGACAGTAGACTGGCTGGCCGTGTTAGACTTTGCTAAGCAGTGACAACAAAGTGATCTCTGTAATGCGTAGCCATGCTCTTCATTCAGACTTCTTAATTTTCTTGTGTTACCATGGATGAGGGCAAAGACTccttaaagacaaagaaaactcaaaactGGATTTTCATTTCTTATTGTGATCATGCTTTCCTATATATTAACATGAGGATGCCAAATAAACGCTGCTTTTGTAAAACTATCACGAGGAAAACATGAAGGGTATTTTACGCTGTCCACAAATACCAAGGAGCATGACTTTGCTACTaccaaataaaccaaaaaatcctGCGGGGATGTACCCAGCAATAACCCCCTTCCTCACCACCTCCTCCGCCAGTATCCGTACTCCTTTGAATACCTGCGGCCCACGATGGATGCTCCATCGCTGTCTCTTCAAAGGTGtttctaaaagcttttgtttttacaaggtttgagagagagagagagggcaaggtgtggggacaggggagcAGCCCAGCGTCCCTACCTTGCTCCCTGGGGATGCGCATGAAGCAGTCCACCATGCCCTTGTACTGCTGCTCTGCCTCAATCTGCTTGGACGAGGCCTGCACCTGCAGCAACAGCTTCACATGCTCGGTGGGTACCACCACTGTTTTGGAGATGGCGGCCACCACGCTGCCAGCCAGCAGGTCCTTCCCAAAGGAGATGGGGTTGTAGAGGTCCTTGCCCTGCATGGCTGCCATGGCGCACAGCAccgccccagctgccccccgccatttcctcctcttcccaaaaAGCCGGTGGGGACCTAACAGGcttctttttcctcaaaagttAAAAGTTGATGGTCTCAGGGTACCCAGGAGCCGAGCCGCCTCCGTCCTCCACCGTTACCGGCCACAAGGGGCAGCCGGGCCCAGAAACGGCGCCATTTGCTTCTACTACATGGATGCCTTCCAGGGAGTGCCGCCCTCcctgagctgcaggcagcaagCTTTCCAGAGACTGCAGGAACTTTCCAGAAGCTTCTGTCTGCTGTGGGAACTGGCCCCTCTCCCCCAACCAGGAACTAGAGAATAAAAAACCAGGTAGCAAAGGGTAGTTGTTGATCATATTGAATTACGAGTTAATAAACATTATATATGACAAGTAAATGAATTTTAGTCATGTTATTTATACCCATTCTATCGCAGGTCAGAAGTACCAATTCCTTCTAGATtgctgatagcttttttttttttaattgctttaccTCCCCTACATCTCCTGACTTTATGACTAATGAAGGCATGAAACACTGTATTTGTTCAGTCAGAATGTTTTAATTGttgatgtttttaaatgctaACTTTTGTTTCATGCATTCCCTTGACATTAGTAATTTTAACCCTAGTACTCCATTGATTTGTTGTACACCACATTGCTTTGCTAATAGTTTTTATAAGTAATAAAGgcaaaaggaattaatttcttttgagcTTTAATACTACCATTTTAACTCCATTAGTAGCTTCTCCATATCTATTCCTTTTCACATTAATTCTATACACCAATTCACAGCTATCATCTTCCTGAAAATTACAACACTACAAGATTTGTATCAAAGATACCTGATAAAAATCTGTGTTCTGTAGGAAATGAAATCCTATCATCCTTTGGGGCTCTTTTTAAACATACCCTTAAAAATTTGCAAAATACGGTCTCTGCGTAGTTGACTAACAAAGTAGCCAATAAAAATCTCCTTAAGTGTAGTATCAGCACCATTGATGCAGATTTTGCAAGGTTTTGTTGCTGAATTACGCTGCTTTGAGTCTAAAAGGTGTACCACACTCAGATGCCCTTAATTCTGTTTAAGGTATGGTTTCTTGTGAAGGAGCAAGCCAGTCTAAATAGCTGATTAGTACTGAAGGAGTCCCACCTTCCCTCAGTTGTTCTTTTCTCCACACATGTCTATATATTCACACAGTTTCTTCTGCATTGACTCAGTTGTGTGTTTGCCCCAGCTGAGTAAACTGAGTTTAACCCACTACACTGGCAGCAGAGTAACCTAGGTCTGACTAAACACAAGGTTCTAGGTAAAAGTTAGCcatcttctttttaaagcattcaaaTATCTTATTTTTTAGCATTCAAACCATATAGCCCAGCTGTTAAGAGGTTGAAACAAGAGACAAACATCAGCAAAATTACCCTTTTCCACACAGATACACACTTgggtgcacaaacacacacagaggttcTGCAAAACCTGTTAAACCTGCTAAAAGCAGTGCAGCAAAGACTGCTTACTTTTCTATGTTCCTTCTTCCATTACAATGAAATCTAGTATTCAGACCCCACATATCTTCgacttttaaaaagtgctgttCAGATGTCATCCATActgttacatatttttatttttcaaacgaGTAGATCTCACATCACTTGATTTACAGATGGGGAACAAATCTATATCACTATTGATATAACTCGGTTTTGTATGTCTCAAACTGAAATACTCTCTCTCATCTTCTAGGAACCATAAATTCTAGAGATGGCTGATTAACAAAACCTGCCATCATACGCTTAAACTTCAGGCGTAAGACTTCTCCTGCTTGAAATTAAAGCAACTGTTCAGTGATTCAAGCCAAGCTGTGAATCACTCTGTGAGTGTGGGCAGTTACAAGCATTTGATTGACTATTTTAGAACTACTCTAAACAGTATAATTTACTAGTGAAAACAAGATCTAAAGCTTTGATCATGAGAGCCTATAGAACTGAATATACTTTCCCAAATACTTAAACTTTTTGATCCCattgtttaaaatgcaactttAGTCATGCATTTTATGAAAAGCACTCATGAAACGTAagtagaaacagcagaaagaaaaaaaatgcactgttgACATGGAACATGATGAAATGCTATGCAGATGACCAGATCTAAATGTGCTAGCTGTGGGTAAAAAGGCCCCCAAAAATCTTACATTTAGAACTAAACTTTAGTAAAAAAAGCTTTAGGAGCAGCTGGTCTGTAGATTACAAACATTTTAACAATTTATAGGAAAGCTGAATTTTGTAGAAGAATTCTGATTTCGCAAACATCTTGCCTTCTCTTGCCTTATACGGATGTAAGCTAACATTTTTGCAATATCCAGCTGTAAATTGTAGAAGACCTAGCTAAAcaaatattgtttaaataaacaaaagagaaaatatgttaagtaaaaaaaaatagaataacaCTTTACTGGTCTTTGccaaatatacattttttattatgaaattatGAATATAATATAAAATTAGCCGAGTCCATGCATAGGTCTTAAAACCATCACCACCCTGCCCCCCATCTTCTTTTGTGCCTTCAAAACTGCGTTTTAACAAATATAAGTGTTATTTATAGTTAAAACTCATGAAGTCAAGTAAAACATCAACCACACTATAGTGCTTGAGTGTGCAAGAGACCATACTGGCAAAAATGGTAAGCCATTAGTTTTGTGTGGCTAAGTGCCATGAATTGGctaaaagatttctttctgttttgataaaCACAATGTTACTGAaaacattcagtatttttcatGCCCTTAGAGGcacaacattttaattaattggaaaacttttttttttgcctctatCACCAATTGCCAGATATTCAGAGTGTACTTTGAGGATATCAGCTTATCATTTTACATTGCATATTATACACTGAACAGCAGTGAATGTACAAATTATGTGATGTTTTCGTATAATAAAGGTATGATCAGGATAAATAATTTGACAGTATATAAAAACAAGAACTTTGGTTCTCTGAAGTCTTTTTAAGTATTCAGTTGATGAGATCATTGGAATGATCACTGAAGTTTTACCTGTGTCATTACCACAAGgtagatttacttttttttaaaagcatttcaaagaTACACTACAGGTGGGCACCACAATTGAGTTAACTTCTCTTTATATTGAAGTACTTTAAAGATGACAACACCCTGCAGGATGGCTGAATGTTCAGAAACCTCTTCTATGTAGCTAAGCCAAAGGAAAGTTTAAAGGCCAGTTCAACAGCAGCTTCTGTGACTGAGTCATGAAAACAGACATAACACTCCTGAGGTTTTGGATGTAGAATGagtctcctgaaaaaaaaaaaaaaaaaaaaaagaaaaaaaaaaaaaaagaagaacattaTAATAGGTGTTAACTTTTTCTCCTCAACTGTTTTATATATTCTGGTTGTACTGAGGTTTCAGTAAGATGTTAAAAACAACTGCTGTGTAAGACAGCTAGCAAATTTCTGTGGCTCTCCTGCATTATCTTACTTCTTTCAATAcattagatttttaaatcaaGTTATTCTCTGCTCAGTTTTCTCAAGACCGTGTatggaaaaaattcttcaggTTTTCAGGATCTATTTGTATGGTACTGGTGTGTTTGCAGTAATCCAAGTTTCTGGGCTACAAGCTGCAATCAAGGTACTTGGGAGCAAGCCCCAGTATTCACatatttactaatttttaaaCTTAATACATCTGGGTAGGTACATTCCCACATGTCAATCTAATAAGCTCTTTTAGGGAAAGAGCTACAATAGGGAAGTTGTTAATACCTGTGCGTAACTGAGTGTAGCATTATAGCATAGCATATAGCACTGCAGATACTAATGGACTGCCACTGATTTAACACGTTGTTTGAGAATGCAGAGactgaaaagatattttttaaaagatatcaaCATCagcataaacatttttaaatgtttaaattaaagattttaatttttccaaccCCAAGGATAGCACACAAACTGCAGTTATGTACATTCATGGTGGGAgacaattgtttttcttttttctctttaaacgTCTGACTTGAAGGCAAACAGGTTGAACAAAAGCTCTGTTAGAGAATTTCTACATTATTATTCCTGGCCAATATAATTACTTGTGGATGACATGTCCTCTCATTATATCAGGAAAAAAGTTCTTATGCCATAGTCAGAAATGTATTTTGCCGTTTTCTGACTTTCCTATTTGTGCAATAGTTGAACTAGTCGAAAATTATAACTTAATGAATTAATCAAGCCTAATCACTTATCTTCCTTTCACCCCCTGCCTATACTGAATTTGGTTTTCATATGGTGAAAGCATAGCTTCCATTTAACTgggcatttgcatttttcttcctatttatctAGTAGGAGTACCAAATACAGAAGATGAATgtagaaaagaaggaaacatcCTGTTGACTGACTACTCCTAATATGACTCTCTGCTTACTGCAGCTAAAATGTAGACAGCACAAAATATAGCAGATGGAGGAAAGAATAACATGTGAGAAGTAGTGGCTACAGAACTTATTGGCCTGCACTTAAACAATTACAAGATCTGATATGTTCTGAAGTGTGAAGAAATGATATGTACTATTTTCTCATTACATCtaattttaattacttcaaaaatgtattatttttaatatttaatacctAGGGCAGTATGCTGTTCTGTCATGCAAATAAGGCTTAGCTATGTAGCAATAACTATATGCATAATTAAGGAAATcacttaaaattaagtttaaataaCAACACAAATCACAATCCATTTACAATGATAATGGCAGAACTTTGAAAGCAAACTAAGGAAAGAAAACTCCCTTTCCAAACTATCTCACATAGACTGGTAGGTTGATCTGATCttcccaatgaaaaaaaaacccaaccaaccaacaactaCAATTGCTCACCTTACTTCTTTGTA encodes the following:
- the SLC25A31 gene encoding LOW QUALITY PROTEIN: ADP/ATP translocase 4 (The sequence of the model RefSeq protein was modified relative to this genomic sequence to represent the inferred CDS: deleted 3 bases in 2 codons; substituted 1 base at 1 genomic stop codon), which codes for MAAMQGKDLYNPISFGKDLLAGSVVAAISKTVVVPTEHVKLLLQVQASSKQIEAEQQYKGMVDCFMRIPREQGFFSFWCGNLANVIRYFPMQALKFAFKDKYKQIFVSKVDKEKQFWKWFLANPASGRAAGATSMCVVYPLDLAQTCLAADIGKGAAEXQFQGFNDCVIKIANTHGLPGLYQGSGVSVQGIVVYQASYFGCYDTIKGLLPNPKQTNSFILSFFIVQVVTTCSGMLSYPFDTVRRHMMMQSGETECQYKGTVDCFMKIQEREGLNAFFRGAFSSILRGTGGALVLVLYDKIKDIFNLDVSESSGPD